DNA sequence from the Agromyces aureus genome:
GCCCGGGCGGAAGTTCTCGATAAGCACGTCGGCCGTGCGCGCGAGCTCGAGCAGCTCGGCGAGCCCGCTCTCGGACTTGAGGTCGAGCGTCACGGCGCGCTTGCCGCGGTTGTAGGCCGCGAACTGCGGGCTCATCGTGCCGTTGCCCTCCCAGCGTCGCATCGGGTCGCCATCGGGCGCCTCGACCTTGACCACGTCGGCGCCGAGGTCGGCGAGCAGCTTCGCGGCGTACGGCCCAGAGATGTACTGGCCGAGCTCGATCACCCGGATGCCGCTGAGCGGGCCGGCCTCGGGTCGGTGCATGTTCATCCGGTCGGGTCCTCTCGACGGGTTCGGGCTCGTGCGCGGGCTTCTGCACGGGCGGCGCTGGCGTCACACCACATCGATGACCACCTTGCCCCGAGGCGAGGCGCCGAAGCCGCGGTACGCGCCGACGATGTCGTCGAGCGGATGCCGCGAGCCGATGATCGGCGCGATCGAGCCGTTCTGCACGTGTCGCAGTGCGCGGCGCACGTGCTCGTAGTCGGCGCTCGCGACGCCGCGCAACTGCTTGCGCTTGAGGTACAGGTCACGGGCGTCGAGTTCGAGGCGGGCATCGACCGAGGCGGAGCAGAACACCGCGCGGCCGCCCCACCCGAGTGCCGCGACGCCCGCGGCGATCGTGGGGCCGTGGCCGCTCACGTCGATCGCGACGTCGAACGGCCCGGCCTCCTCGAGGCGAGCGGCGAGTTTGTCGGTATCGGCGGCGACGACACGCTCGACCCCGTCGGCGCGGGGGAGTTCGCTGCGCGACGCGGCGACCACCGTCGCACCCAGGAGCCGCGCGTAGGCGACGGCCGTGTGCCCGAGCGTGCCGCCCGCGCCCGTGACGAGCACGCGGTCGGCGGCGGTGACCGCTGCGGCGTCGAAGGCGTTGATGACGATCGGCAGGCTGTGGACGGTCGCGCTCGCGATGGCGGCGTCGAGGCCGTGGCGATCGAACGCGTTGCGCGCGGGCACGACCACGTACTCGGCCGCTCCCCCGTCGCGGTGCACGCCGAGCACGGTCTGCGCCGGGCAGTCGGCCTCGTGCCCGAGCGCGCAGCGCACGCAGTCGCCGCACGGGATGTTCGGCTTGACGACGACCGCCTGGCCGAGCCGACCACGGTCGACGCCCTCGCCGAGCTCGACGATGACACCGGCCGGATCGAGTCCGAGCACGCGCGGAAGCCGGGCGGCCCGCCCCGGGCCGAGGCCGGCGATGACGTTGAGGTCGAGCTGGTTGAGGCTCACGGCCTCGACGGCGATCACCACCTCGCCCGGCCCGGGGCTCGGGCGCTGCACGTCGGCGACGTGCAGGCCCGCGAGGCCGTTGGTCTGCAGTCGTGCCGCTCGCATCCGACCCTCGCTCCCGCTTCGGTCACGACCTTCGATGTCGTGATTTCTGGATACCGTATCCAATCTGCGACGACGTGTCCACTGCCTCACGGGCCGCCGCAGACATCCGATCGCCCCGAATCAGCCTGCACCCGACGTCGCGAATCTGCCCGGAAGTCGCCGAAATCCAACCGTGACCATCGGCTTCGCCCGGAATCATGGACAGCTCACAGGATTTTGGATACGGTATCCGTCAATTCGCACGAGGCTCCGCACTCTGCGGCAGGCCCCGTTCGAGACACCCCTTGAGAATGGAGAGTCATGCGCAGATCCATCCGACGATACGGACTGGTCGCGGTCGCCGGCGTCGCAGCACTCACGCTGCTGGCCGGATGCGCGGCCCCCGGCGGTGACGCCGCCGACGCCGAGCCCGTCACGCTCGGCGACGGCGAGCCCGGCCCCGCCGAGGACACCGAGATCACGGTCGCCATCCCCTTCCCCGACATCACGATGTACTCGATGTACGTGCTCGCGACCGACCTCGGCTACTACGAGGAGGAGGGCCTCACCGTCGAGGTCATCACGGCCGACAACGTCACGGCCGCGGTCGCGAGCGGCAGCGCCGACCTCGGCGTCGAGTCCACCGGCACCGTCATCGAGGCGATCCGAGGCGGCGTCGAGGTCGACCTGGTCGGCGGCCACTACTGCCGTCAGAACTTCGACTTCGCCGCCCAGCAGGGCATCACGGAGGTCGAAGATCTCGAGGGCACGTCGATCGTGCTCGCCGGCACCCCGGGCGACCCCGCCGAGTTCCAGCGCAAGCTGGTGCTGAAGGAGGAGGGCTGGGATCTTGACACCGTGCAGACCG
Encoded proteins:
- a CDS encoding ABC transporter substrate-binding protein, with amino-acid sequence MRRSIRRYGLVAVAGVAALTLLAGCAAPGGDAADAEPVTLGDGEPGPAEDTEITVAIPFPDITMYSMYVLATDLGYYEEEGLTVEVITADNVTAAVASGSADLGVESTGTVIEAIRGGVEVDLVGGHYCRQNFDFAAQQGITEVEDLEGTSIVLAGTPGDPAEFQRKLVLKEEGWDLDTVQTEVVYPGPGSESWTEFFVNDRISMQPFYADDLPALEEHGANVIVESLRNWANDVQVAGSGWVAENPNTLVRFLRATLKATDYMTAPAPGEFPENVDSVLDIYEANDFDVEPLRGSDSVWVLDGHLACQNLYFGTEAWDTTIETQQLEPIEFDTAQLVYLEKAQELLGLDNEGPATLPYP
- a CDS encoding alcohol dehydrogenase catalytic domain-containing protein; the protein is MRAARLQTNGLAGLHVADVQRPSPGPGEVVIAVEAVSLNQLDLNVIAGLGPGRAARLPRVLGLDPAGVIVELGEGVDRGRLGQAVVVKPNIPCGDCVRCALGHEADCPAQTVLGVHRDGGAAEYVVVPARNAFDRHGLDAAIASATVHSLPIVINAFDAAAVTAADRVLVTGAGGTLGHTAVAYARLLGATVVAASRSELPRADGVERVVAADTDKLAARLEEAGPFDVAIDVSGHGPTIAAGVAALGWGGRAVFCSASVDARLELDARDLYLKRKQLRGVASADYEHVRRALRHVQNGSIAPIIGSRHPLDDIVGAYRGFGASPRGKVVIDVV